One Dioscorea cayenensis subsp. rotundata cultivar TDr96_F1 chromosome 17, TDr96_F1_v2_PseudoChromosome.rev07_lg8_w22 25.fasta, whole genome shotgun sequence DNA window includes the following coding sequences:
- the LOC120281425 gene encoding glutamate receptor 2.8-like isoform X1 has product MQKALDIFVICFLLLFGVLSVEGHSVGAILNYGSRSGREEKVAMETAIEDINNLTNQGLVLHTMDSSGDPLLAASAAMTMINEHHAKALIGLATWQEASFVAELGTRAQVPVLSFIGTYPPAATGRCPFLVPLAHSQVLQVKAIAAIIRSWSWKKVSLIYEDVEYTATTIIPYLADALGDTDIYSRVALSSYESSFSEELEMLRCRQSRVFVIHTSIQLATRLFAEAYKNGMMSDGYVWITTDAITSKLDHVNSSVITSMQGVLGVKNYFKPSAQTSDFIKRFQRRYHSEYPKEKRREPQVSSFTAYDTIWAIAKAMNKTNVSEELKKVQNNSVNGPLFVEISKEGWSLLDGIKRSNFTGLNGEFIFKDGKFSLVNAFQIVNVVGKSYRELGFWLPDCGFSKNLESKDGNETSMKNLGQVYWPGGPWSVPKGWVSPTSNKPLKVAVPAKAVFPEFVTVKKGSDNKTLAEGFSINVFKKVLEQLSYPLPDDFIPFNCSYDSFLEDDQMQNYDILVGDTSISSGRYNFVEFSQPYTASGLVLVVPVKSDLTDKAWIFLKPFRGSMWALTAIVSIYNGMVVWMIERSCNMDFRGSFWNQSAALFWLSFTTLLSPGEKLHSNLSRLAMVVWLFAALVLTSNYTATLSSMLTVHRLEPSLVNVDSLKSSNAVVGCNNGSVVGKYLETALGFQHKNIKLFSSGDDYYQALKNGSIQAAFLRTPYANLLLSKYCTELISTGPIFHVGGLGFVFPKGSLLLSDFSEAILKIFENGKLEELEKAMRANYSCSGVGVNATDVDGLSPENFWGLFLVTVGISTIALVVYGLCLHKNELKCPGKSTEEAKNKAVEFVSGAGDDKQRNEVHPNEW; this is encoded by the exons ATGCAAAAGGctcttgatatttttgttatatgtttcTTGCTCTTATTTGGTGTTCTTAGTGTTGAGGGTCATAGTGTTGGAGCAATCTTGAACTATGGTTCTCGTTcgggaagagaagagaaagtgGCAATGGAGACGGCCATTGAAGATATCAACAACCTCACAAATCAAGGATTGGTCCTACATACAATGGACTCTAGTGGAGATCCTTTGCTAGCTGCCTCTGCAG CAATGACTATGATCAATGAGCATCATGCTAAAGCACTCATAGGACTAGCAACATGGCAAGAAGCATCATTTGTTGCAGAGCTTGGAACAAGAGCACAAGTACCAGTTCTCTCATTCATTGGAACCTACCCTCCTGCAGCTACAGGCCGGTGTCCTTTCTTAGTCCCTCTTGCTCACAGCCAAGTCCTTCAGGTGAAAGCAATCGCAGCAATTATTCGATCATGGTCTTGGAAGAAAGTGTCCTTAATTTACGAAGATGTTGAATACACAGCAACTACCATTATTCCTTATCTTGCAGATGCACTTGGAGATACCGATATCTACTCTAGAGTGGCTCTATCATCTTATGAATCTTCTTTCTCTGAAGAATTAGAAATGCTTCGGTGTAGGCAATCCAGAGTCTTTGTCATCCACACTTCAATCCAGTTGGCTACTCGGTTGTTCGCAGAGGCATACAAGAACGGGATGATGAGTGATGGTTATGTATGGATTACAACTGATGCAATTACTAGTAAACTAGACCATGTGAATTCTTCAGTCATTACTTCAATGCAGGGAGTCTTAGGTGTTAAGAACTACTTCAAACCAAGTGCTCAGACTAGTGATTTTATTAAGAGATTTCAAAGAAGGTACCATTCGGAGTATCCTAAAGAAAAGAGGAGAGAACCCCAAGTATCTTCATTCACAGCATATGATACAATATGGGCAATTGCAAAAGCTATGAACAAAACCAATGTGAGTGAAGAACTCAAGAAAGTGCAGAACAACTCTGTTAATGGTCCATTATTTGTTGAAATCTCTAAAGAGGGCTGGTCTTTATTGGATGGCATCAAACGAAGTAATTTTACAGGATTAAATGGTGAATTTATCTTTAAAGACGGTAAATTTTCTCTTGTAAATGCATTTCAAATTGTCAATGTGGTTGGGAAGAGTTATAGAGAGTTAGGCTTCTGGTTACCGGATTGTgggttttcaaaaaatttgGAGAGCAAAGATGGTAATGAAACATCAATGAAGAACTTAGGACAGGTGTATTGGCCTGGAGGACCATGGTCTGTTCCTAAGGGATGGGTATCCCCTACAAGTAACAAACCATTAAAAGTTGCAGTGCCTGCTAAAGCTGTATTTCCTGAGTTTGTGACAGTGAAGAAAGGAAGTGATAACAAAACATTGGCAGAAGGGTTCTCGATCAATGTATTCAAGAAAGTCTTAGAACAACTATCATATCCCTTACCTGATGATTTCATTCCTTTCAATTGCTCATATGACAGTTTTCTTGAAGATGACCAAATGCAG AATTATGATATTCTCGTTGGTGATACATCAATCTCATCTGGTCGATATAACTTTGTCGAATTCTCACAACCTTACACAGCCTCAGGTCTGGTGTTGGTGGTGCCAGTGAAATCAGATTTAACAGACAAAGCATGGATATTCTTGAAACCATTCAGAGGTTCAATGTGGGCATTAACTGCAATTGTGAGCATATACAATGGTATGGTTGTTTGGATGATTGAAAGAAGTTGCAATATGGACTTCCGAGGCTCCTTTTGGAATCAATCTGCTGCATTATTCTGGTTATCCTTCACTACATTGTTGTCCCCAG GTGAGAAGCTTCACAGCAATTTATCAAGGTTGGCAATGGTGGTGTGGCTCTTTGCTGCATTAGTGTTAACATCAAACTATACGGCTACACTGAGCTCAATGCTCACCGTTCACCGTCTAGAGCCAAGCCTTGTGAATGTAGATTCATTGAAGAGCAGCAATGCTGTTGTTGGTTGCAACAATGGCTCAGTGGTTGGTAAATACCTCGAAACGGCGTTAGGATTTCAGCATAAAAACATCAAGCTATTTAGCTCAGGGGATGACTACTATCAAGCACTCAAAAATGGCAGTATTCAGGCTGCTTTTCTCAGAACTCCCTATGCAAACTTACTTCTCTCCAAGTACTGCACGGAGCTCATTTCCACTGGTCCAATCTTTCATGTTGGAGGTTTAGGATTT GTTTTCCCAAAGGGTTCCCTTCTGTTGTCGGACTTTTCAGAAGCAATTCTTAAGATTTTTGAAAATGGGAAGCTTGAAGAGCTAGAAAAGGCTATGCGCGCTAATTACAGTTGTTCTGGTGTGGGAGTGAATGCTACTGATGTAGATGGGTTGAGTCCTGAAAATTTCTGGGGACTTTTTCTTGTAACTGTTGGCATTTCCACAATTGCTTTAGTTGTGTATGGTCTTTGTCTCCATAAAAATGAATTGAAATGTCCAGGAAAATCAACGGAGGAGGCGAAGAACAAAGCAGTTGAATTTGTTTCTGGTGCAGGTGATGATAAGCAAAGAAATGAGGTTCATCCAAATGAATGGTGA
- the LOC120281425 gene encoding glutamate receptor 2.8-like isoform X2 codes for MARSIICCRAWNKSTSTSSLIHWNLPSCSYRPVSFLSPSCSQPSPSDALGDTDIYSRVALSSYESSFSEELEMLRCRQSRVFVIHTSIQLATRLFAEAYKNGMMSDGYVWITTDAITSKLDHVNSSVITSMQGVLGVKNYFKPSAQTSDFIKRFQRRYHSEYPKEKRREPQVSSFTAYDTIWAIAKAMNKTNVSEELKKVQNNSVNGPLFVEISKEGWSLLDGIKRSNFTGLNGEFIFKDGKFSLVNAFQIVNVVGKSYRELGFWLPDCGFSKNLESKDGNETSMKNLGQVYWPGGPWSVPKGWVSPTSNKPLKVAVPAKAVFPEFVTVKKGSDNKTLAEGFSINVFKKVLEQLSYPLPDDFIPFNCSYDSFLEDDQMQNYDILVGDTSISSGRYNFVEFSQPYTASGLVLVVPVKSDLTDKAWIFLKPFRGSMWALTAIVSIYNGMVVWMIERSCNMDFRGSFWNQSAALFWLSFTTLLSPGEKLHSNLSRLAMVVWLFAALVLTSNYTATLSSMLTVHRLEPSLVNVDSLKSSNAVVGCNNGSVVGKYLETALGFQHKNIKLFSSGDDYYQALKNGSIQAAFLRTPYANLLLSKYCTELISTGPIFHVGGLGFVFPKGSLLLSDFSEAILKIFENGKLEELEKAMRANYSCSGVGVNATDVDGLSPENFWGLFLVTVGISTIALVVYGLCLHKNELKCPGKSTEEAKNKAVEFVSGAGDDKQRNEVHPNEW; via the exons ATGGCAAGAAGCATCATTTGTTGCAGAGCTTGGAACAAGAGCACAAGTACCAGTTCTCTCATTCATTGGAACCTACCCTCCTGCAGCTACAGGCCGGTGTCCTTTCTTAGTCCCTCTTGCTCACAGCCAAGTCCTTCAG ATGCACTTGGAGATACCGATATCTACTCTAGAGTGGCTCTATCATCTTATGAATCTTCTTTCTCTGAAGAATTAGAAATGCTTCGGTGTAGGCAATCCAGAGTCTTTGTCATCCACACTTCAATCCAGTTGGCTACTCGGTTGTTCGCAGAGGCATACAAGAACGGGATGATGAGTGATGGTTATGTATGGATTACAACTGATGCAATTACTAGTAAACTAGACCATGTGAATTCTTCAGTCATTACTTCAATGCAGGGAGTCTTAGGTGTTAAGAACTACTTCAAACCAAGTGCTCAGACTAGTGATTTTATTAAGAGATTTCAAAGAAGGTACCATTCGGAGTATCCTAAAGAAAAGAGGAGAGAACCCCAAGTATCTTCATTCACAGCATATGATACAATATGGGCAATTGCAAAAGCTATGAACAAAACCAATGTGAGTGAAGAACTCAAGAAAGTGCAGAACAACTCTGTTAATGGTCCATTATTTGTTGAAATCTCTAAAGAGGGCTGGTCTTTATTGGATGGCATCAAACGAAGTAATTTTACAGGATTAAATGGTGAATTTATCTTTAAAGACGGTAAATTTTCTCTTGTAAATGCATTTCAAATTGTCAATGTGGTTGGGAAGAGTTATAGAGAGTTAGGCTTCTGGTTACCGGATTGTgggttttcaaaaaatttgGAGAGCAAAGATGGTAATGAAACATCAATGAAGAACTTAGGACAGGTGTATTGGCCTGGAGGACCATGGTCTGTTCCTAAGGGATGGGTATCCCCTACAAGTAACAAACCATTAAAAGTTGCAGTGCCTGCTAAAGCTGTATTTCCTGAGTTTGTGACAGTGAAGAAAGGAAGTGATAACAAAACATTGGCAGAAGGGTTCTCGATCAATGTATTCAAGAAAGTCTTAGAACAACTATCATATCCCTTACCTGATGATTTCATTCCTTTCAATTGCTCATATGACAGTTTTCTTGAAGATGACCAAATGCAG AATTATGATATTCTCGTTGGTGATACATCAATCTCATCTGGTCGATATAACTTTGTCGAATTCTCACAACCTTACACAGCCTCAGGTCTGGTGTTGGTGGTGCCAGTGAAATCAGATTTAACAGACAAAGCATGGATATTCTTGAAACCATTCAGAGGTTCAATGTGGGCATTAACTGCAATTGTGAGCATATACAATGGTATGGTTGTTTGGATGATTGAAAGAAGTTGCAATATGGACTTCCGAGGCTCCTTTTGGAATCAATCTGCTGCATTATTCTGGTTATCCTTCACTACATTGTTGTCCCCAG GTGAGAAGCTTCACAGCAATTTATCAAGGTTGGCAATGGTGGTGTGGCTCTTTGCTGCATTAGTGTTAACATCAAACTATACGGCTACACTGAGCTCAATGCTCACCGTTCACCGTCTAGAGCCAAGCCTTGTGAATGTAGATTCATTGAAGAGCAGCAATGCTGTTGTTGGTTGCAACAATGGCTCAGTGGTTGGTAAATACCTCGAAACGGCGTTAGGATTTCAGCATAAAAACATCAAGCTATTTAGCTCAGGGGATGACTACTATCAAGCACTCAAAAATGGCAGTATTCAGGCTGCTTTTCTCAGAACTCCCTATGCAAACTTACTTCTCTCCAAGTACTGCACGGAGCTCATTTCCACTGGTCCAATCTTTCATGTTGGAGGTTTAGGATTT GTTTTCCCAAAGGGTTCCCTTCTGTTGTCGGACTTTTCAGAAGCAATTCTTAAGATTTTTGAAAATGGGAAGCTTGAAGAGCTAGAAAAGGCTATGCGCGCTAATTACAGTTGTTCTGGTGTGGGAGTGAATGCTACTGATGTAGATGGGTTGAGTCCTGAAAATTTCTGGGGACTTTTTCTTGTAACTGTTGGCATTTCCACAATTGCTTTAGTTGTGTATGGTCTTTGTCTCCATAAAAATGAATTGAAATGTCCAGGAAAATCAACGGAGGAGGCGAAGAACAAAGCAGTTGAATTTGTTTCTGGTGCAGGTGATGATAAGCAAAGAAATGAGGTTCATCCAAATGAATGGTGA